From Caretta caretta isolate rCarCar2 chromosome 16, rCarCar1.hap1, whole genome shotgun sequence, the proteins below share one genomic window:
- the GFI1B gene encoding zinc finger protein Gfi-1b isoform X3: MPRSFLVKSKKAHTYHQHHSVEEDLPVSTWDPIPSLCLETSVPALQVKGCSNSTSTPTFYKPRFSWDAFHSPYSYRQMSSSMQSALLERSVSLYGSHLLPSSEPPIDYSMRYSPDMETYHCVKCNKVFSTPHGLEVHVRRSHSGMRPFACDVCGKTFGHAVSLEQHTNVHSQERSFECKMCGKTFKRSSTLSTHLLIHSDTRPYPCQYCGKRFHQKSDMKKHTYIHTGEKPHKCQVCGKAFSQSSNLITHSRKHTGFKPFSCELCAKGFQRKVDLRRHRETQHSLK, from the exons ATGCCACGTTCTTTTTTGGTGAAGAGTAAGAAGGCCCATACCTACCACCAGCACCACTCTGTGGAAGAGGACCTGCCTGTATCCACATGGGATCCCATACCATCGCTCTGTCTTG AGACATCCGTCCCAGCTCTGCAAGTGAAGGGCTGCAGCAATTCCACAAGCACCCCCACCTTCTACAAGCCCAGATTCTCTTGGGATGCCTTCCATTCTCCATACAGCTACAGGCAGATGTCTTCCAGCATGCAGTCAGCCCTCCTGGAGCGCTCAGTTAGTCTGTATGGCAGCCACCTCCTGCCGAGCTCTGAGCCGCCTATTGATTACAGCATGCGTTACTCACCGGACATGGAGACATACCACTGTGTGAAGTGCAACAAG GTATTCTCTACCCCACATGGGCTGGAGGTCCATGTCCGAAGATCTCACAGTGGGATGCGGCCCTTTGCTTGTGATGTGTGCGGCAAAACCTTTGGACACGCTGTGAGCCTGGAGCAGCACACGAACGTCCACTCCCAG GAGAGAAGCTTTGAGTGTAAGATGTGTGGAAAGACTTTTAAACGCTCGTCCACGTTGTCCACCCACCTCCTGATCCATTCAGACACGCGGCCCTATCCCTGCCAGTACTGCGGCAAGCGCTTCCACCAGAAATCGGACATGAAGAAACACACCTACATTCATACCG GGGAGAAGCCCCACAAGTGCCAAGTGTGCGGCAAAGccttcagccagagctccaaTCTCATCACCCACAGCCGCAAGCACACCGGCTTCAAGCCCTTCAGCTGTGAGCTCTGTGCCAAGGGCTTCCAGCGCAAGGTGGACCTGCGGCGGCACAGGGAGACCCAGCACAGCTTGAAGTGA
- the GFI1B gene encoding zinc finger protein Gfi-1b isoform X1, with the protein MPRSFLVKSKKAHTYHQHHSVEEDLPVSTWDPIPSLCLAPCDKSSEEVRTFSAEFKSEYPECLVPKQDKDRAGLKEEGAPALYLNRTLSGPPAQETSVPALQVKGCSNSTSTPTFYKPRFSWDAFHSPYSYRQMSSSMQSALLERSVSLYGSHLLPSSEPPIDYSMRYSPDMETYHCVKCNKVFSTPHGLEVHVRRSHSGMRPFACDVCGKTFGHAVSLEQHTNVHSQERSFECKMCGKTFKRSSTLSTHLLIHSDTRPYPCQYCGKRFHQKSDMKKHTYIHTGEKPHKCQVCGKAFSQSSNLITHSRKHTGFKPFSCELCAKGFQRKVDLRRHRETQHSLK; encoded by the exons ATGCCACGTTCTTTTTTGGTGAAGAGTAAGAAGGCCCATACCTACCACCAGCACCACTCTGTGGAAGAGGACCTGCCTGTATCCACATGGGATCCCATACCATCGCTCTGTCTTG CCCCATGTGACAAGTCATCAGAAGAAGTCAGGACCTTCAGCGCAGAGTTCAAAAGCGAGTACCCAGAATGCCTTGTTCCAAAACAAGACAAGGACCGTGCTGGACTGAAGGAAGAAGGTGCACCTGCCCTGTATCTGAACAGGACACTGTCAGGGCCTCCCGCTCAAG AGACATCCGTCCCAGCTCTGCAAGTGAAGGGCTGCAGCAATTCCACAAGCACCCCCACCTTCTACAAGCCCAGATTCTCTTGGGATGCCTTCCATTCTCCATACAGCTACAGGCAGATGTCTTCCAGCATGCAGTCAGCCCTCCTGGAGCGCTCAGTTAGTCTGTATGGCAGCCACCTCCTGCCGAGCTCTGAGCCGCCTATTGATTACAGCATGCGTTACTCACCGGACATGGAGACATACCACTGTGTGAAGTGCAACAAG GTATTCTCTACCCCACATGGGCTGGAGGTCCATGTCCGAAGATCTCACAGTGGGATGCGGCCCTTTGCTTGTGATGTGTGCGGCAAAACCTTTGGACACGCTGTGAGCCTGGAGCAGCACACGAACGTCCACTCCCAG GAGAGAAGCTTTGAGTGTAAGATGTGTGGAAAGACTTTTAAACGCTCGTCCACGTTGTCCACCCACCTCCTGATCCATTCAGACACGCGGCCCTATCCCTGCCAGTACTGCGGCAAGCGCTTCCACCAGAAATCGGACATGAAGAAACACACCTACATTCATACCG GGGAGAAGCCCCACAAGTGCCAAGTGTGCGGCAAAGccttcagccagagctccaaTCTCATCACCCACAGCCGCAAGCACACCGGCTTCAAGCCCTTCAGCTGTGAGCTCTGTGCCAAGGGCTTCCAGCGCAAGGTGGACCTGCGGCGGCACAGGGAGACCCAGCACAGCTTGAAGTGA
- the GFI1B gene encoding zinc finger protein Gfi-1b isoform X2, whose amino-acid sequence MPRSFLVKSKKAHTYHQHHSVEEDLPVSTWDPIPSLCLAPCDKSSEEVRTFSAEFKSEYPECLVPKQDKDRAGLKEEETSVPALQVKGCSNSTSTPTFYKPRFSWDAFHSPYSYRQMSSSMQSALLERSVSLYGSHLLPSSEPPIDYSMRYSPDMETYHCVKCNKVFSTPHGLEVHVRRSHSGMRPFACDVCGKTFGHAVSLEQHTNVHSQERSFECKMCGKTFKRSSTLSTHLLIHSDTRPYPCQYCGKRFHQKSDMKKHTYIHTGEKPHKCQVCGKAFSQSSNLITHSRKHTGFKPFSCELCAKGFQRKVDLRRHRETQHSLK is encoded by the exons ATGCCACGTTCTTTTTTGGTGAAGAGTAAGAAGGCCCATACCTACCACCAGCACCACTCTGTGGAAGAGGACCTGCCTGTATCCACATGGGATCCCATACCATCGCTCTGTCTTG CCCCATGTGACAAGTCATCAGAAGAAGTCAGGACCTTCAGCGCAGAGTTCAAAAGCGAGTACCCAGAATGCCTTGTTCCAAAACAAGACAAGGACCGTGCTGGACTGAAGGAAGAAG AGACATCCGTCCCAGCTCTGCAAGTGAAGGGCTGCAGCAATTCCACAAGCACCCCCACCTTCTACAAGCCCAGATTCTCTTGGGATGCCTTCCATTCTCCATACAGCTACAGGCAGATGTCTTCCAGCATGCAGTCAGCCCTCCTGGAGCGCTCAGTTAGTCTGTATGGCAGCCACCTCCTGCCGAGCTCTGAGCCGCCTATTGATTACAGCATGCGTTACTCACCGGACATGGAGACATACCACTGTGTGAAGTGCAACAAG GTATTCTCTACCCCACATGGGCTGGAGGTCCATGTCCGAAGATCTCACAGTGGGATGCGGCCCTTTGCTTGTGATGTGTGCGGCAAAACCTTTGGACACGCTGTGAGCCTGGAGCAGCACACGAACGTCCACTCCCAG GAGAGAAGCTTTGAGTGTAAGATGTGTGGAAAGACTTTTAAACGCTCGTCCACGTTGTCCACCCACCTCCTGATCCATTCAGACACGCGGCCCTATCCCTGCCAGTACTGCGGCAAGCGCTTCCACCAGAAATCGGACATGAAGAAACACACCTACATTCATACCG GGGAGAAGCCCCACAAGTGCCAAGTGTGCGGCAAAGccttcagccagagctccaaTCTCATCACCCACAGCCGCAAGCACACCGGCTTCAAGCCCTTCAGCTGTGAGCTCTGTGCCAAGGGCTTCCAGCGCAAGGTGGACCTGCGGCGGCACAGGGAGACCCAGCACAGCTTGAAGTGA